One Fibrobacter sp. UWB5 DNA segment encodes these proteins:
- a CDS encoding family 16 glycosylhydrolase: protein MMHLKTTLSVLAIAAVATMAQNKAYSGAELYTLKEVEYGKFEARMKMAAASGTVSSMFLYQNGSEIADGRPWVEVDIEVLGKNPGSFQSNIITGKAGAQKTSEKHHAVNPATDQAFHTYGLEWTPNYVRWTVDGVEVRKTEGGQANDLKGTQGLRFNLWSSESAAWVGQFDESKLPLFQFINWVKVYKYTPGQGEGGSDFTLDWTDNFDTFDGSRWGKGDWTFDGNRVDLTDKNIYSKDGMLILALTRKGQESFNGQVPKDDEQQPVSSSSVTPSSSSVASSSIVASSSSVTPSSSSQFVPPISSSEQETGILQNRVKFQNKEVRGTVNAKGARVNPNNKANYQVDFNF from the coding sequence ATGATGCATCTTAAAACGACTCTTTCCGTTCTCGCAATCGCGGCGGTAGCAACCATGGCACAAAACAAAGCATATTCTGGCGCAGAACTCTACACTCTGAAAGAAGTTGAATATGGCAAGTTTGAAGCCCGTATGAAGATGGCTGCAGCATCCGGCACCGTCAGTTCCATGTTCCTTTACCAGAACGGTTCTGAAATTGCAGACGGACGCCCCTGGGTGGAAGTTGATATCGAAGTTTTGGGTAAAAACCCGGGCAGTTTCCAATCTAACATCATTACCGGCAAGGCTGGCGCACAGAAAACCAGCGAAAAGCATCATGCTGTGAACCCGGCTACCGACCAGGCGTTCCATACCTACGGCCTCGAATGGACTCCTAATTACGTCCGTTGGACTGTCGATGGAGTCGAAGTCCGCAAGACCGAAGGCGGCCAGGCAAACGACCTCAAGGGAACGCAGGGCTTGCGCTTTAACCTCTGGTCTTCCGAAAGTGCTGCTTGGGTCGGCCAGTTTGACGAATCCAAACTTCCGCTTTTCCAGTTCATCAACTGGGTCAAGGTTTACAAGTATACTCCGGGCCAGGGCGAAGGCGGCAGCGACTTCACTCTCGACTGGACGGACAATTTCGACACATTTGACGGCTCCCGCTGGGGCAAGGGCGACTGGACCTTTGACGGCAACCGCGTCGACCTCACCGACAAGAACATTTATTCCAAGGACGGCATGTTGATTCTCGCCCTCACTCGCAAGGGTCAGGAAAGCTTCAACGGCCAGGTTCCGAAAGACGACGAACAGCAGCCCGTTTCATCGAGCAGCGTTACCCCGAGTTCCTCGAGCGTGGCATCGTCTTCTATCGTAGCATCTTCCTCCAGCGTTACGCCGAGTTCCAGCAGCCAGTTCGTTCCGCCTATCTCTAGCAGCGAACAGGAAACCGGCATTCTCCAGAACCGCGTCAAGTTCCAGAACAAGGAAGTTCGCGGTACGGTCAACGCCAAGGGTGCTCGCGTGAACCCGAACAACAAGGCCAACTATCAGGTTGACTTCAATTTCTAA
- a CDS encoding IMP cyclohydrolase produces the protein MKYTDEAKQNFKALSNNPYPGRGIVLGESADGKSYVQVYWIMGRSVNSRNRVFEMEAKTGFMKTKAFDESKLTDPHLIIYYPARHTADVQIITNGDQTDTIYNAIKLGGTFESALATRQYEDDAPNFTPRISGIHYKNAQPAVYKLSILKSRNNSEEAGCERMTFEYEKALPGLGHFISTYETDGSPIPSFNGFPKLMPIFDNAEDTLKKYWAALNKDNKVSLMVKWIDKKTFKAKTLIVNKNK, from the coding sequence ATGAAATACACAGACGAAGCAAAACAGAATTTCAAGGCCCTCTCCAATAACCCGTATCCTGGTCGTGGCATTGTGCTCGGCGAAAGCGCCGACGGCAAGTCCTACGTGCAGGTCTACTGGATTATGGGCCGTAGCGTGAACAGCCGTAACCGCGTTTTCGAAATGGAAGCCAAGACCGGCTTCATGAAGACGAAGGCCTTCGACGAATCCAAGCTCACCGACCCGCACCTGATTATCTACTACCCGGCCCGCCACACGGCCGACGTGCAGATCATCACCAACGGTGACCAGACCGATACGATTTATAACGCCATCAAGCTGGGCGGCACCTTCGAAAGCGCTCTCGCTACGCGCCAGTATGAAGATGACGCTCCGAACTTCACGCCGCGCATCTCGGGCATCCATTACAAGAACGCCCAGCCTGCTGTGTACAAGCTCTCCATTCTCAAGAGTCGCAACAACAGCGAAGAAGCCGGCTGCGAACGCATGACGTTTGAATACGAAAAGGCTCTGCCGGGTCTCGGCCACTTCATCAGCACTTACGAAACCGACGGCAGCCCGATTCCGTCTTTCAACGGCTTCCCGAAGCTGATGCCGATTTTTGACAACGCCGAAGACACGCTCAAGAAGTACTGGGCCGCCCTGAACAAGGACAACAAGGTCTCCTTGATGGTCAAGTGGATCGACAAGAAGACATTCAAGGCCAAGACCTTGATCGTGAACAAAAACAAGTAG
- a CDS encoding GntR family transcriptional regulator, translating into MKQRIIKALIDMNLNDGDRLPSVRSMIKGFGASSGTVQAALTELESAGKICKIQGKGCFWGTTPLKNRVPYVHETVSEKLAKAFERDFAQGFIKPSQPLPLSKELSARYNVSQGTLRKFLEEKVARGILKKEGRQYLFYRKQQKKDDAPLSELIFVTRCNSWGGFSAESERELDFLRLVYKTAGKNHYKLTLFGINDASGKLIDRSGKPCKLSEHPNAVGAILSTLLVQNFRPLLTFFADAEFPVAVWWEHPIDAVPRSFMRKDNWVFFNSTFGKQPGKEIGRYLLGLGVTEVGYFSPYHNSSWSKDRLTGLEESGLVVHPYVDAEFASPWDYKQIARKKVEKLSVEIMARTLEKEKLKALAERALAFQAANGNNMPWICVNDEVAGIFMEMVEENNMEIPVPNIGPNYIAFDNSMESYLLRIPSYDFNTDALVEQMFYYISSPSAFDGIKKIHHILGNVVEK; encoded by the coding sequence ATGAAACAGCGGATTATCAAAGCTTTGATCGATATGAACTTGAACGACGGGGACAGGCTGCCTTCCGTACGTTCGATGATCAAGGGGTTCGGGGCTTCGTCTGGCACGGTGCAGGCGGCGCTTACGGAGTTGGAATCTGCTGGAAAGATTTGCAAAATCCAGGGCAAGGGCTGTTTCTGGGGGACAACCCCGCTCAAGAACAGGGTTCCTTATGTCCACGAGACGGTCTCTGAAAAGCTCGCCAAGGCATTCGAGCGAGACTTTGCGCAAGGATTTATCAAGCCGTCGCAACCGCTCCCCCTTTCGAAGGAACTTTCAGCCCGCTACAACGTTTCGCAGGGCACTCTCCGCAAGTTCCTTGAAGAAAAAGTTGCCCGCGGAATCCTGAAAAAAGAAGGCCGCCAGTACCTCTTTTACCGCAAGCAACAAAAGAAAGACGACGCGCCACTCAGCGAACTCATCTTCGTAACGCGCTGTAACAGTTGGGGCGGATTCAGCGCCGAAAGTGAACGCGAATTGGACTTCTTGCGACTCGTGTACAAGACCGCAGGTAAGAACCATTACAAACTCACGCTGTTCGGTATCAACGACGCCTCGGGCAAGCTCATTGACCGAAGCGGCAAACCTTGCAAGCTTTCGGAACACCCGAACGCCGTGGGCGCGATTCTTTCTACACTCCTGGTGCAAAATTTCAGGCCGCTTTTGACGTTTTTTGCCGATGCGGAATTCCCCGTGGCCGTATGGTGGGAACACCCCATCGATGCAGTCCCCCGCAGCTTTATGCGCAAGGACAACTGGGTATTCTTCAATTCCACCTTCGGAAAGCAACCCGGTAAAGAAATCGGCCGCTACCTGCTCGGCCTCGGCGTCACAGAAGTCGGCTATTTTTCACCGTATCACAACAGTTCTTGGTCCAAGGACCGCTTGACCGGCCTCGAAGAATCGGGACTGGTGGTGCACCCCTACGTGGACGCCGAATTCGCTAGCCCCTGGGACTATAAGCAGATTGCCCGCAAGAAAGTCGAAAAGCTTTCCGTGGAAATCATGGCGCGTACCCTTGAAAAAGAAAAACTCAAGGCGCTTGCCGAGCGTGCTCTCGCCTTCCAGGCGGCAAACGGCAACAACATGCCGTGGATTTGCGTAAACGACGAAGTCGCCGGCATCTTCATGGAAATGGTCGAAGAAAACAACATGGAAATTCCTGTGCCGAATATCGGACCGAATTACATCGCCTTCGACAATTCCATGGAAAGCTACCTGTTGCGCATTCCGTCTTACGACTTCAACACCGACGCGCTCGTGGAGCAGATGTTCTACTACATCAGCAGCCCCTCGGCTTTTGACGGCATCAAAAAAATCCACCACATTCTCGGGAACGTGGTGGAAAAATAA
- a CDS encoding TIGR02171 family protein: MRRTFFLLLFLQLVLIACTNSKSAVSDEEAPEEIELVIPEPSDSLLQDSLMRDSLIKDSLLKDSLARIDSLARIDSLFKARELILIHANDLTVELGTNLPDARVNERPAMKVKFNYDFYVSRHEITCSEFNALMKSSAGLTLECTSEKLPAVNLTFYDAVLFANERSKKEGLDTAYTYLAKSFDSEKHCVNLEGFAYHPEIESYHLPTEAEWMLVAKSNWNAKKAWTADNSEYKLHPVCSMADEDELCDMMGNALEWVNDWFGNFRDTLVMNYVGSPDGGALAQRVVKGGSFRNKATSISVHSRGDVYSVTSSTRGDYVGFRLVFGNIPDALWMGSSGRAASSRITPLANSSSVYAHTNTYKTKLAFRNDVTGNLAFIDYSNGTLSVVEIVDSIDVFHPDISPDGSHVAFSTMYEGLDGKSAVYVRDLNEEGSNLIKLDVESAAIPRWRVLESGDTAIVYVTHAGNNKDEAAFRSTSTWQVIFANGKFGIPQKLFDGAFHGGISADGRLAVSGARLLRARVSDHDTVWYNGEQACNVSLSKDGSNRTLFLDFGSSTGRKFAGGRYATHERLFVTDSLGKLIQSFRAPAGYTFDHTEWAGNLNLAVATLVNTNGSHRKIVLLDLQDSSFTELAEGDELWHPNMWVYSEPLVADDSSINVDSAGVYFTPQGSVASVILRYKMELLWKFKDTANVAIFGSSRPLDAIAPLGLDTSFFALNLSNVPNMMATSDYLLTNYVLPHFKRLKYIVVSLDIDLWYHSETGTYNFFSQEYANYPGFVYDKNHDFWKDSVPEELARLTEESLGLEAYQERFIAPRGYNYEPPGNWETAPSVDNDSTWMRELSENYYASLKHLVNILKTAEERDIFVVGIIFPQSPAFKETGSFGRYGIRRSEAPALIEEIKDLEQKYPHFRLWDENKMGDHDYTDEMAFNEDHLSYLGAIQLTTRLDSLLKKLDK, from the coding sequence ATGAGAAGGACATTTTTCTTACTGCTGTTTTTACAGCTAGTCCTAATTGCTTGTACCAATTCAAAATCGGCAGTCTCTGATGAAGAGGCTCCTGAAGAAATTGAGCTCGTAATCCCTGAACCCAGTGATAGTCTCTTGCAAGATAGTCTCATGAGGGACAGTCTGATTAAAGACAGCTTGCTGAAGGATAGTCTTGCCCGCATAGACAGTCTCGCTCGAATTGACAGCCTGTTTAAGGCGCGCGAATTGATCTTGATTCATGCGAACGATTTGACCGTCGAATTGGGCACGAATTTGCCCGATGCGCGCGTGAATGAACGCCCGGCCATGAAGGTGAAGTTCAATTACGATTTTTATGTGTCCAGGCACGAAATCACCTGTAGCGAATTTAACGCCCTCATGAAATCGTCGGCGGGCCTTACGCTGGAATGTACCTCCGAGAAACTTCCGGCAGTGAATTTGACCTTCTACGATGCGGTTCTTTTTGCCAATGAACGCAGCAAAAAGGAAGGCCTTGATACCGCTTATACTTATTTGGCAAAGTCATTTGATTCCGAAAAGCACTGTGTCAATCTAGAGGGTTTTGCATACCATCCCGAGATTGAATCGTACCATTTGCCGACAGAAGCGGAATGGATGCTTGTCGCGAAATCGAACTGGAACGCCAAAAAAGCCTGGACCGCTGACAATTCCGAATATAAATTGCACCCGGTTTGTTCTATGGCCGACGAAGATGAATTGTGTGACATGATGGGCAATGCCTTGGAATGGGTGAACGACTGGTTTGGAAATTTCCGTGATACTCTCGTGATGAATTATGTCGGTTCGCCCGATGGGGGAGCGCTTGCGCAGCGCGTCGTTAAAGGCGGCAGTTTCCGCAACAAGGCTACGTCTATTTCTGTGCATTCCCGCGGCGATGTCTATTCGGTCACCTCTTCGACTCGTGGTGATTATGTCGGGTTCCGCCTTGTTTTCGGTAATATTCCTGATGCCTTATGGATGGGGAGTTCAGGCCGCGCCGCTTCGAGCAGGATTACTCCGCTAGCGAATTCGTCGTCGGTATACGCCCATACCAATACATATAAGACCAAACTTGCCTTTAGAAACGATGTTACGGGAAACCTCGCTTTCATTGATTATTCTAACGGGACTTTGTCTGTTGTAGAAATCGTCGATTCGATCGATGTGTTCCACCCCGATATTTCGCCTGATGGCAGCCATGTCGCCTTTTCTACGATGTATGAGGGGCTTGACGGCAAGTCTGCGGTTTATGTGCGAGATTTGAACGAAGAGGGTTCTAACCTGATCAAGCTCGATGTCGAAAGTGCCGCCATTCCGCGCTGGCGTGTGCTTGAATCCGGCGACACCGCCATTGTGTATGTGACCCATGCGGGGAACAATAAAGACGAAGCAGCCTTCCGCTCGACTTCGACTTGGCAAGTGATTTTTGCAAACGGTAAATTCGGTATTCCGCAAAAACTGTTCGATGGCGCGTTCCACGGTGGAATCAGTGCCGATGGCCGATTGGCTGTTTCTGGCGCGCGACTTTTGCGTGCTCGCGTTTCGGACCACGATACAGTTTGGTACAATGGCGAACAGGCCTGCAATGTTTCGCTTTCAAAAGATGGCTCCAATCGCACCCTGTTCCTGGATTTCGGCAGTTCTACGGGGCGTAAGTTTGCCGGCGGAAGGTATGCGACTCACGAACGGCTTTTCGTGACGGATTCTTTAGGGAAATTGATTCAGTCTTTCCGTGCACCGGCGGGCTACACGTTTGACCATACGGAATGGGCGGGCAACTTGAATCTTGCTGTTGCGACTCTTGTGAATACGAACGGCTCTCACCGCAAAATCGTATTGCTTGATTTGCAAGACAGCAGTTTTACGGAACTTGCCGAAGGCGATGAACTTTGGCATCCGAATATGTGGGTTTATTCGGAACCCCTTGTTGCAGATGATTCCTCGATTAATGTGGATAGCGCCGGCGTCTATTTCACGCCACAGGGGAGTGTTGCATCGGTTATTCTGCGCTATAAAATGGAACTCCTGTGGAAATTCAAGGATACGGCCAATGTCGCCATTTTCGGCTCGTCGAGACCGCTAGATGCGATTGCTCCGCTCGGTCTAGATACCTCTTTCTTTGCGCTGAATCTTTCCAATGTTCCGAACATGATGGCGACATCGGATTATCTGTTGACGAACTACGTGCTGCCGCATTTCAAGAGATTGAAGTATATCGTTGTCTCCTTGGATATTGACTTGTGGTACCATTCCGAAACCGGTACGTACAATTTCTTTTCTCAGGAATACGCAAATTACCCCGGCTTTGTTTATGACAAGAACCATGATTTCTGGAAAGATAGCGTGCCCGAAGAATTGGCACGACTGACAGAAGAATCTTTGGGTCTAGAGGCTTATCAGGAACGCTTTATAGCGCCTCGCGGTTACAATTACGAGCCGCCCGGCAATTGGGAAACAGCCCCCTCTGTCGATAACGATAGCACGTGGATGAGGGAACTGTCGGAGAATTATTACGCTAGTTTAAAGCATTTGGTAAATATATTGAAAACAGCCGAAGAAAGGGATATCTTTGTCGTGGGCATTATTTTCCCGCAAAGTCCGGCTTTTAAAGAAACAGGTTCCTTTGGCCGCTATGGAATCCGTAGAAGCGAAGCCCCGGCTTTGATCGAAGAAATTAAAGACTTGGAGCAGAAATACCCTCATTTCCGTTTATGGGATGAAAATAAAATGGGGGATCATGACTATACCGACGAAATGGCGTTCAACGAGGACCATTTGAGTTATCTTGGGGCAATCCAATTGACGACCCGTCTAGATTCGCTGCTGAAGAAATTGGATAAATAA
- the ruvB gene encoding Holliday junction branch migration DNA helicase RuvB, with the protein MDDQRIISPEKRAGDESDVERSLRPPTLEEFTGQKNIKESLSIAIEAARHRGDSLDHCLFCGPPGLGKTTLAGIIAKEMGVNIHITSGPVLEKASDLAGLLTSLQENDILFIDEIHRLNRVVEEYLYPAMEDFRLDIMLDSGPAARSVNLPLKHFTLVGATTRSGLLTSPLRDRFGLQYRLELYDEDDIKSILMRSAKILNVGLEEDAARLLSGRCRGTPRIANRVLRRCRDVAQVRGTGVIDLMSASKTLEMLGIDGEGLDHMDRKILSMIMDKFGGGPVGLGTIGAALGEEPDTLEEVYEPYLIRKGLLARTPRGRTATRTAYEMLHRSIPKALAEASAQESLNL; encoded by the coding sequence ATGGACGATCAGCGGATTATTTCGCCCGAAAAAAGGGCCGGCGACGAAAGCGATGTAGAGCGTTCCCTGAGACCGCCTACTCTTGAAGAATTTACAGGCCAGAAGAACATTAAAGAGAGCCTTTCGATTGCGATTGAAGCCGCGAGACATCGCGGCGATTCGCTGGATCATTGCCTTTTTTGCGGGCCTCCGGGTCTTGGCAAGACGACTTTAGCCGGAATTATCGCCAAGGAAATGGGTGTGAATATCCATATTACGAGCGGTCCTGTTCTTGAAAAGGCGAGCGACCTTGCGGGGCTTTTGACAAGCCTGCAAGAGAACGACATCCTGTTTATTGACGAAATTCACCGTCTGAACCGTGTGGTGGAAGAATACCTCTACCCCGCTATGGAAGATTTTAGGCTCGATATCATGCTGGATTCCGGGCCGGCGGCCCGCAGCGTGAACTTGCCGCTCAAGCATTTTACGCTGGTAGGCGCGACGACTCGCAGTGGCCTTTTGACCAGCCCGCTACGCGACCGATTCGGTTTGCAGTACCGCCTGGAGCTTTATGACGAAGACGATATCAAGAGCATCTTAATGCGCAGCGCGAAGATTTTGAATGTGGGGCTTGAAGAAGATGCCGCCAGACTTTTGAGCGGCCGTTGCCGTGGAACGCCCCGAATTGCAAACCGCGTGTTGAGGCGTTGCCGAGACGTGGCGCAGGTCCGCGGAACAGGCGTTATCGACTTGATGTCGGCCAGCAAGACGCTTGAAATGCTTGGAATCGACGGCGAAGGCCTGGACCATATGGACCGCAAAATTCTCTCGATGATCATGGACAAGTTCGGCGGTGGCCCCGTGGGGCTGGGCACCATCGGGGCAGCGCTCGGCGAGGAGCCGGACACCCTCGAAGAAGTCTACGAGCCGTACCTGATCCGCAAGGGGCTCCTCGCGAGAACGCCGCGTGGCCGTACCGCCACGCGCACCGCCTACGAGATGCTTCACCGCAGCATTCCGAAAGCACTTGCCGAAGCCAGTGCGCAAGAATCGCTGAATTTGTAA